From Sporosarcina sp. 6E9, a single genomic window includes:
- a CDS encoding DUF1294 domain-containing protein produces MQTVALICIAVMSVWTFAAMGYDKRQSKRKGQRVPEKNLWLLAMLGGGIGAYFGMQLFRHKTRHTSFRIGFLMLAILYGVLILYLFGVTLPTTSFV; encoded by the coding sequence ATGCAAACAGTGGCACTCATTTGTATTGCAGTTATGTCGGTTTGGACGTTCGCGGCGATGGGTTACGACAAACGCCAATCGAAGAGAAAAGGACAGCGGGTTCCTGAAAAAAACTTGTGGTTGCTTGCGATGCTTGGCGGAGGAATCGGTGCTTATTTTGGCATGCAACTGTTCCGCCATAAAACTAGACACACATCATTTCGAATCGGCTTTCTAATGTTAGCGATTCTTTATGGGGTGCTAATACTTTATTTATTTGGCGTGACGCTACCGACTACTTCTTTTGTATAA
- the rpmI gene encoding 50S ribosomal protein L35, with protein MAKMKTHSGSAKRFKKTGTGKVKRGRAYTSHLFANKTTKAKRHLRKASLVSSGDYKRIREMITYLK; from the coding sequence ATGGCTAAGATGAAAACACATAGTGGATCAGCAAAACGTTTCAAAAAGACAGGCACTGGAAAAGTAAAACGTGGCCGTGCTTACACAAGTCACCTTTTTGCAAACAAAACGACAAAAGCAAAACGTCACCTGCGTAAAGCTTCACTTGTTTCTTCAGGAGACTACAAACGCATTCGTGAAATGATCACATACCTAAAATAA
- a CDS encoding metallophosphoesterase, producing the protein MRKLLLAVVALGIIGFIIYKGNTTVGTTNYTLTSKRLPANFDGYTIIQLSDLHDAMFGENHADIVDEVVKIAPDAIYITGDFIDRNRYDLEQSLLLVEAIKDVAPIYYVTGNHEISINDVDRIKGSLQELGVQVLSDDRKIISSAEGEVMAIGGIEDPLSSASDEQVTVERAVEKAFDEVPKETFTILLSHRPEYFDVYVKNEVDVTFSGHAHGGQIRIPGIGGVISPGQGIFPKLTSGIHEKEGSQLVVSRGIGNSLFPVRVFNKPEIVVVTLKKDY; encoded by the coding sequence ATGCGCAAATTATTGCTAGCCGTCGTTGCTCTTGGGATTATCGGTTTCATTATCTATAAAGGAAATACAACCGTAGGAACAACAAATTATACGCTGACATCGAAACGACTGCCAGCTAATTTTGACGGTTATACAATCATCCAGCTATCCGATTTACATGACGCGATGTTTGGTGAAAATCACGCGGATATTGTGGATGAGGTCGTGAAGATTGCACCTGACGCCATCTATATAACTGGTGATTTCATAGATAGAAATCGTTATGACTTAGAGCAAAGTTTGCTTCTTGTTGAGGCGATTAAAGATGTGGCACCCATTTATTATGTAACTGGAAACCATGAAATATCTATAAACGATGTTGATAGAATTAAGGGTTCTTTACAAGAGTTAGGCGTTCAAGTTCTGTCCGATGACAGGAAAATTATTTCTTCCGCTGAAGGTGAAGTGATGGCAATTGGAGGAATTGAAGATCCGTTAAGCAGTGCGAGTGACGAACAAGTTACAGTAGAACGAGCTGTAGAGAAGGCATTTGACGAGGTTCCAAAAGAAACTTTTACTATATTGCTATCTCATCGCCCAGAATACTTTGATGTTTATGTGAAAAATGAAGTTGATGTAACTTTCAGTGGCCATGCACACGGCGGACAAATTCGAATTCCTGGTATTGGCGGAGTGATTTCACCTGGTCAAGGAATATTTCCTAAGCTGACATCTGGAATCCATGAAAAAGAAGGCAGCCAACTAGTAGTCAGTCGTGGAATTGGAAATAGTCTTTTTCCAGTTCGAGTATTTAACAAGCCTGAAATTGTTGTCGTGACGTTAAAAAAAGATTATTAA
- a CDS encoding tyrosine phenol-lyase — MGRRTAEPYKIKSVETLSMLSYEERKESLKRAGYNTFLIDSEDVYIDLLTDSGTTAMSDEQWGALMTGDEAYAGSKSWKKLEKAVQEFYGYQFVLPTHQGRGAENILSQLKIKDGDYVPGNMYFTTTRAHQEMNGAKFVDIIIDEAHNPTIDHPFKGNIDLTKLQKLIDEVGAEKIPYVCLAVTVNLAGGQPVSMRNMKEVYELCQTYQIDVFFDATRCVENAFFIKEREEGYAEKPIAHILKEMLSYSDGCTMSGKKDCLVNIGGFLAMNDEELYIRSRELVVVYEGMPSYGGMAGRDMEAMAIGIREAVDDHYIEHRIGQVRHLGDQLIEAGVPIVLPIGGHAVFLDAKSFLPHLKQDEFPAQALAAALYLDSGVRSMERGIISAGRNIETGENNRPELELVRLTIPRRVYTNNHMDVVVDSIVDLFKKRDEIGGLKMDYEPPTLRFFNARFSPLATSNELISEQNKKVSIE, encoded by the coding sequence TTGGGAAGAAGAACGGCTGAACCTTACAAAATTAAAAGCGTAGAAACACTTTCGATGTTATCTTATGAAGAACGAAAAGAATCTTTGAAACGAGCAGGCTACAATACGTTTCTGATTGATTCCGAAGATGTTTATATCGATCTTTTAACGGATAGCGGAACCACAGCAATGAGTGATGAACAATGGGGAGCACTTATGACCGGAGACGAAGCATACGCGGGGAGTAAAAGTTGGAAAAAGCTTGAAAAGGCTGTGCAAGAATTTTACGGTTATCAATTCGTATTGCCAACCCATCAAGGGCGTGGTGCTGAAAATATCCTTTCTCAATTAAAAATAAAAGATGGCGACTACGTTCCAGGGAATATGTATTTTACGACGACGCGCGCACATCAAGAAATGAACGGCGCAAAATTTGTTGATATTATTATTGATGAAGCCCATAATCCGACAATTGACCATCCGTTTAAAGGTAATATCGACTTAACGAAACTCCAGAAATTAATAGACGAAGTTGGCGCTGAAAAAATTCCATACGTTTGTTTAGCTGTTACTGTCAATCTTGCAGGCGGACAGCCGGTTAGCATGCGAAATATGAAAGAAGTATATGAACTTTGCCAAACTTACCAAATCGATGTTTTCTTTGATGCGACGCGTTGCGTTGAAAATGCTTTCTTTATTAAAGAACGTGAAGAAGGTTACGCGGAAAAGCCGATTGCCCATATCTTAAAGGAAATGTTATCTTACTCAGACGGTTGTACAATGAGTGGTAAAAAAGATTGTTTAGTTAATATCGGTGGTTTTCTTGCCATGAATGACGAAGAACTTTACATTCGGTCACGCGAGCTTGTTGTCGTGTATGAAGGAATGCCTTCTTACGGCGGAATGGCAGGACGAGACATGGAAGCGATGGCAATCGGTATTCGCGAGGCTGTGGATGATCATTATATTGAACATCGTATTGGGCAAGTTCGCCATCTTGGCGATCAATTGATCGAAGCGGGTGTACCCATCGTACTGCCGATTGGTGGCCACGCGGTATTCCTAGATGCAAAATCCTTTCTTCCACATTTAAAACAAGACGAGTTTCCAGCACAAGCCTTAGCCGCCGCACTCTATCTCGACTCGGGTGTTCGCAGTATGGAAAGAGGAATTATTTCTGCGGGACGTAATATCGAAACGGGTGAAAATAATAGACCGGAGCTTGAACTCGTTCGATTAACGATTCCTAGAAGAGTTTACACAAATAATCATATGGACGTTGTTGTAGATTCAATCGTTGACTTATTTAAAAAACGCGATGAGATTGGTGGGCTAAAAATGGATTACGAACCACCAACACTAAGATTTTTTAACGCGCGATTCTCACCTTTAGCAACTAGCAATGAACTAATCAGTGAGCAAAACAAAAAAGTTTCGATTGAATAA
- a CDS encoding cory-CC-star protein, producing the protein MRSKMKALVNWYEEVLSMPHRREVASELRDEDDLFLLLLYSEMIGIPNPAYYYTLELYPYMMEKFHDWHLRMGMEKSPLSGFRCC; encoded by the coding sequence TTGCGGAGTAAAATGAAAGCGCTTGTGAATTGGTACGAAGAAGTTTTAAGTATGCCGCATCGCCGAGAAGTTGCAAGCGAGTTACGGGATGAGGATGATTTATTTCTACTACTCTTATATTCTGAAATGATTGGGATTCCGAATCCTGCTTATTATTATACACTTGAGTTGTACCCCTATATGATGGAGAAATTTCATGACTGGCATTTACGGATGGGCATGGAAAAATCACCATTATCAGGGTTTCGATGTTGTTGA
- a CDS encoding dUTP diphosphatase: MKLTKLFEMQTELDAFIQKQRVTNENVFQSKGLALLVELAELANETRSFKFWSTKGPSDIEVILEEYVDSIHFLLSLGIELGFEKMTNWPEGKVEGELTELFLKTTESITYFLKELTLESYRNVWVHYGSIADKLGFTHDAIIQAYIMKNEENYKRQKVGY, from the coding sequence ATGAAACTGACAAAACTATTTGAAATGCAAACAGAATTAGACGCGTTTATACAAAAACAACGGGTTACAAACGAAAATGTCTTTCAATCAAAAGGTCTTGCGCTTCTTGTAGAACTTGCAGAATTGGCAAATGAAACGCGGAGTTTTAAATTTTGGAGTACAAAAGGTCCATCTGATATAGAAGTTATCCTTGAAGAATATGTCGATTCGATTCATTTTTTATTATCACTTGGCATTGAACTAGGCTTCGAAAAAATGACTAATTGGCCTGAAGGAAAAGTCGAAGGCGAACTAACTGAATTATTTTTGAAAACGACAGAGTCGATTACATACTTTTTAAAGGAACTCACTTTGGAATCATATCGCAATGTATGGGTTCATTATGGCTCTATTGCGGATAAACTAGGCTTTACACATGATGCTATTATCCAAGCTTATATCATGAAAAATGAGGAAAATTATAAACGCCAAAAAGTAGGCTATTAA
- the rplT gene encoding 50S ribosomal protein L20, whose translation MPRVKSGVERRKRRNRVLKLAKGYYGSKHRLYRTANEQVMRSFNYAYRDRRQRKRDFRKLWITRINAAARMNGLSYSNMMHGLKVAGIDINRKMLADLAVSDAQAFTQLADAAKKAVAK comes from the coding sequence ATGCCACGTGTAAAAAGTGGAGTAGAAAGACGTAAACGCCGTAATCGCGTTTTAAAATTAGCAAAAGGTTACTATGGTTCTAAACATAGACTTTATAGAACAGCAAACGAACAAGTAATGAGATCATTTAACTACGCATACAGAGACCGTCGTCAGAGAAAACGTGATTTCCGTAAACTATGGATTACACGTATTAACGCGGCTGCTCGTATGAATGGTCTTTCATACAGCAATATGATGCACGGCTTAAAAGTAGCTGGAATTGACATCAACCGTAAAATGCTTGCTGACCTTGCAGTGTCTGACGCACAAGCGTTCACTCAACTTGCAGATGCAGCGAAAAAAGCAGTTGCAAAATAA
- the infC gene encoding translation initiation factor IF-3 has protein sequence MNVNQGIRAREVRLIDHNGEQLGIKTRNEALEIATRVNLDLVLVAPKAKPPVARIMDHGKFKFEQQKKEREVRRNQKVILLKEVRLSPTIDEHDFQTKLRNAIRFLENGDKVKASIRFRGRAITHKEIGQRVLDRFAEECKELATIEQRPKMEGRSMFLVLAPTVEK, from the coding sequence ATGAACGTAAATCAGGGCATACGTGCCCGCGAGGTTCGTCTGATTGATCATAATGGCGAACAGCTTGGAATCAAAACTCGTAACGAAGCACTGGAAATTGCAACGCGTGTTAACTTGGACTTAGTTCTCGTAGCACCGAAAGCAAAACCGCCAGTTGCTAGAATTATGGACCATGGAAAGTTCAAGTTTGAGCAACAAAAGAAAGAACGTGAAGTACGAAGAAATCAGAAAGTTATTCTTCTCAAGGAAGTGCGATTAAGCCCGACTATTGATGAACATGACTTTCAAACGAAACTTCGTAACGCAATTCGTTTCCTAGAAAATGGGGACAAAGTAAAAGCATCGATTCGTTTTAGAGGACGTGCGATTACGCATAAGGAAATCGGGCAACGAGTACTTGACCGGTTTGCTGAAGAATGTAAAGAGTTAGCAACAATTGAACAGAGACCGAAGATGGAAGGCCGAAGCATGTTCTTAGTGCTTGCACCGACTGTCGAGAAATAA
- a CDS encoding ArsA family ATPase, which produces MEVLTKNIIFVGGKGGVGKSTSAAAIALQSAEQGFKTLLISTDPAHNVGDIFSTEIGGKTKEIADNLYALEIDPEIETDNYIKSVKENLRGVVHSGMMEEVHRQLDTAKASPGADEAALFDKLISIILEERANFDKLVFDTAPTGHTIRLLSLPELMGVWIKGLLDKRRTTNENYSRLINDGEPVEDPIYDVLRIRQSRFSKAREVLLDQKQTGFIFVLNPERLPILETKKAIELLNKYDLVVSTLIINKVLPEEADGDFIMERKKHEKQYIELINESFNKQQLIFVPLFSQDIISEKQLAAFSKYFGKG; this is translated from the coding sequence ATGGAAGTCTTAACTAAAAACATTATTTTTGTAGGTGGTAAGGGAGGCGTAGGAAAATCTACATCAGCTGCTGCAATCGCTTTGCAATCTGCAGAACAAGGATTTAAAACATTGCTCATTTCAACAGATCCGGCGCATAATGTCGGGGACATTTTCAGTACGGAAATTGGCGGTAAAACAAAGGAAATTGCCGATAATTTATATGCATTAGAAATAGACCCCGAAATCGAAACGGATAATTATATAAAAAGTGTGAAAGAAAATTTACGTGGTGTTGTTCATTCGGGCATGATGGAAGAAGTTCATCGCCAATTGGACACGGCCAAAGCATCACCTGGCGCAGATGAAGCAGCGCTATTTGATAAATTGATTAGTATTATATTAGAAGAACGTGCAAATTTCGATAAGCTCGTTTTCGACACCGCGCCAACTGGCCACACCATTCGTTTACTCTCATTACCAGAACTAATGGGTGTATGGATTAAGGGGTTGCTGGACAAGCGAAGAACGACCAATGAAAATTATTCAAGACTTATCAATGACGGCGAACCAGTTGAGGATCCAATATACGATGTTTTACGCATCAGACAATCGCGGTTTTCAAAAGCGAGAGAAGTACTGCTCGATCAGAAGCAAACAGGCTTTATCTTTGTTCTGAACCCAGAACGTTTGCCAATATTGGAAACGAAAAAAGCAATCGAGCTATTAAACAAATACGATTTAGTCGTATCTACGTTAATTATTAATAAAGTACTGCCTGAAGAGGCGGATGGTGATTTTATTATGGAGCGGAAAAAACATGAAAAACAATATATTGAGTTGATAAATGAATCATTTAATAAACAACAACTCATTTTCGTCCCTTTATTCTCACAAGATATCATTAGTGAAAAGCAACTCGCAGCATTCAGTAAATACTTTGGAAAAGGATGA
- a CDS encoding zinc-binding dehydrogenase, which translates to MKAFIHESGKLKIGKVHEPVASKREVVVKLHTAGLNRRDLYIPNRRGEEADALVLGSDGAGVIDSVGEGVTDFSIGDEVIINPALRWETNSVAPPEGFDILGMPDNGTFAEKIVISSEQVELKPKHLTWEEAGVLALSALTGYRALFTKGNLKAGETVLIPGAGSGVATYLISFAKNIGARVIVTSRSEEKRQQALELGADIALDTSGDWKQELDGEVVDLVIESVGRATFNRSLEVLKKGGRIVVFGATTEDTVELDLRNFFYSQFQLLGSTMGSREELREMIAHIEKYETRPVVDKTFTLDDAVEAFDYLEQSKNFGKVAFKISE; encoded by the coding sequence ATGAAAGCATTTATACATGAATCAGGAAAATTAAAGATTGGGAAAGTGCATGAGCCAGTAGCAAGTAAAAGGGAGGTAGTCGTTAAACTCCACACGGCAGGCTTGAACCGACGCGATTTATACATACCTAATCGTCGCGGTGAAGAGGCAGATGCGCTCGTATTAGGTTCTGATGGCGCTGGCGTTATCGATTCAGTTGGTGAAGGTGTAACGGACTTTTCAATTGGCGATGAAGTCATCATCAACCCGGCTTTAAGGTGGGAGACAAATAGTGTTGCTCCGCCAGAAGGATTTGATATTTTAGGCATGCCAGATAACGGCACATTTGCTGAAAAGATCGTCATCTCTTCAGAGCAAGTTGAATTAAAACCGAAGCACCTAACTTGGGAAGAGGCTGGCGTACTGGCATTGTCCGCATTAACCGGTTACCGTGCATTGTTTACAAAAGGAAATTTGAAAGCGGGGGAAACTGTTTTAATTCCTGGTGCTGGAAGTGGTGTGGCAACTTATTTAATTTCATTTGCTAAAAATATCGGTGCTCGCGTAATCGTCACCTCGCGCAGTGAAGAAAAACGTCAACAAGCTCTTGAATTAGGTGCAGATATTGCGCTTGATACGAGTGGCGATTGGAAACAAGAGTTGGACGGAGAAGTTGTAGACTTAGTCATTGAAAGTGTTGGAAGAGCGACATTTAATCGTTCATTAGAGGTCTTGAAGAAAGGTGGACGTATCGTTGTTTTTGGAGCTACGACCGAGGATACTGTAGAGTTGGATCTACGAAACTTTTTCTACAGTCAATTTCAATTACTCGGTTCCACTATGGGTAGCAGGGAAGAGTTGCGAGAAATGATTGCCCATATTGAGAAATATGAAACACGTCCGGTTGTTGATAAGACATTCACACTTGATGATGCAGTTGAAGCTTTTGATTATCTGGAACAGAGTAAAAACTTTGGAAAAGTTGCATTTAAAATAAGTGAATAA
- a CDS encoding carbon starvation protein A: MNAIVLALIGMIILGLGYRYYSKFVAEKIFRLDPNYITPAHRYKDDVDFVPTNKFVLWGHHFTSVAGAAPIVGPAIAVYWGWLPAFLWVILGTVFAAGVHDFGTLVLSVRNKGQSVGTLAHRLIGQRAKILFLFIILILVLMVNAVFAWVISNLFIQFPASVLPVFIQIPLALWIGHIVYKKKQKMLVPSLIALAVMYIAAIFSSQYSFLQIDLVRYMGGDAGTGLFGLGAVSTAFFIWIVVLMIYVYIASVLPVWKLLQPRDFINSHQLVVGLGILYIGLIFVNPKITAPITNTAVGDVSWFPLLFITIACGAISGFHGLVSSGTSSKQLDKETDARFVGYLGAVGEGVLALIAIIAAITFFPSKEEFLATYSSFGAASSGGLGVFIKGASNLASGLGIPASISTTIVSIIVVSFAATTLDSSLRLMRYIIAELGVEYKMPVLEKKHVATSLAVFSSAALVLLPKGPQGLGSGGYLLWPLFGTANQLLAGISLLLISIWLKRLGRNYLVTIIPMVFVMFMTLWAMFQQVIFQWSWFGSNSNMLLFIFGAIIFVFAIWIMLTAFSALSGKYDDKIIIEDE, from the coding sequence ATGAATGCAATTGTACTAGCGCTAATTGGAATGATTATTTTGGGATTAGGGTATCGTTACTATTCGAAATTTGTGGCAGAAAAAATCTTTCGTCTCGACCCGAATTACATTACGCCAGCACATCGCTACAAAGACGATGTGGACTTTGTTCCTACAAATAAGTTTGTGTTATGGGGGCACCACTTTACATCTGTCGCGGGTGCCGCGCCGATCGTTGGTCCTGCAATTGCTGTTTATTGGGGATGGCTACCAGCGTTTCTGTGGGTTATTTTAGGGACAGTGTTTGCAGCAGGAGTCCATGATTTTGGAACACTCGTATTATCTGTTCGAAATAAAGGACAATCTGTCGGTACATTAGCGCATAGATTGATTGGTCAGCGTGCAAAAATATTATTCTTATTTATCATTTTGATTTTAGTATTGATGGTCAATGCTGTTTTTGCATGGGTTATTTCAAATTTGTTCATTCAATTCCCGGCAAGTGTACTTCCGGTATTTATACAGATTCCACTAGCTCTTTGGATTGGCCATATCGTATATAAAAAGAAACAAAAGATGCTTGTACCATCACTAATTGCACTTGCAGTCATGTATATTGCAGCCATATTTTCGAGTCAATACAGTTTTCTTCAAATTGACTTGGTAAGGTATATGGGCGGTGATGCCGGTACAGGGTTATTTGGACTCGGCGCGGTATCTACGGCTTTCTTCATCTGGATTGTCGTATTAATGATTTATGTATATATCGCATCGGTTTTACCTGTATGGAAGCTTTTACAACCGCGTGACTTTATAAACTCACATCAGCTAGTTGTTGGATTAGGAATCTTATATATAGGATTAATATTTGTAAATCCAAAAATTACGGCACCGATAACCAATACAGCAGTAGGCGATGTTTCATGGTTTCCGCTTCTTTTCATAACGATTGCATGTGGAGCGATTTCAGGTTTTCATGGGCTTGTTTCTTCGGGAACATCCTCCAAACAACTTGATAAAGAAACTGATGCTCGTTTTGTCGGATATTTGGGTGCGGTAGGTGAAGGCGTATTAGCTTTAATAGCGATTATTGCAGCGATTACATTCTTTCCAAGTAAAGAAGAATTTCTTGCGACGTATTCAAGTTTCGGTGCTGCAAGTTCGGGTGGACTTGGAGTCTTTATTAAAGGCGCTAGTAATCTAGCATCTGGACTCGGTATCCCGGCAAGTATTTCAACAACAATCGTTTCAATCATCGTCGTTAGCTTTGCGGCTACTACGCTTGACTCGTCCCTTCGTTTAATGCGATATATCATTGCGGAACTAGGTGTCGAATACAAAATGCCAGTATTGGAGAAAAAACATGTCGCAACATCGCTTGCAGTATTTTCGAGTGCGGCACTGGTATTACTTCCAAAAGGTCCACAAGGGTTAGGTTCTGGCGGATATCTGCTATGGCCGTTATTTGGAACAGCAAACCAGCTATTGGCGGGGATAAGCTTGTTGCTCATTTCGATCTGGCTGAAGCGACTCGGCAGGAATTATCTTGTTACCATAATTCCGATGGTATTCGTCATGTTTATGACGCTGTGGGCGATGTTCCAGCAAGTCATTTTCCAATGGTCATGGTTCGGTAGTAACTCAAATATGTTACTGTTTATCTTTGGTGCAATCATCTTCGTGTTCGCGATTTGGATTATGCTGACCGCATTTTCCGCCCTATCAGGCAAATATGATGATAAGATAATAATAGAAGACGAGTGA
- a CDS encoding sigma-w pathway protein ysdB, with amino-acid sequence MGLVIRFLIIAFIIYLFYRGIRYLFDPKRKLDDAYEEERYYFYDDVRNVRKNFFITYKGAMFEGEKYLGTTETSFDVVSIFVWVKNEAKLQGFTKDDFNFLKAEILSNYPTAKISWKNPIEKLMN; translated from the coding sequence ATGGGACTCGTGATCCGCTTTTTGATCATTGCATTTATAATTTATTTATTTTACCGGGGGATTCGTTATTTATTCGACCCGAAGCGTAAACTGGATGATGCTTATGAAGAGGAACGTTATTATTTCTATGATGATGTAAGAAATGTGCGTAAAAACTTCTTCATTACTTATAAAGGTGCAATGTTTGAAGGTGAAAAATATTTAGGTACGACAGAAACCTCATTCGATGTTGTCTCTATTTTTGTTTGGGTAAAAAACGAAGCTAAACTTCAAGGTTTTACTAAAGATGATTTTAACTTCCTAAAAGCTGAAATTCTATCCAATTATCCGACTGCAAAAATTAGTTGGAAAAATCCAATCGAAAAATTAATGAATTAA